From Penicillium digitatum chromosome 5, complete sequence, one genomic window encodes:
- a CDS encoding Fps/Fes/Fer/CIP4 homology, translating into MDLSRQEYPTLVATLHPGQATTILSDRIRVIHKINADIADYLQERRRVEEAYAQGLRKLAHRPQLDNGAALGIFQIPWQRIISATETLAVSHETLANKIEEDVERPLREFGSKNPEMNSMPGIQSNLAGLAKNVETAQKKVDKARAKGAKGADKLSNEIANAEEVHRQWESRAPFVYEQLQAADETRLNHLRDVLTQLETHELDQVERGRQAAESCLNILLNVETADEIKTFAAKMAGPRVPVTQVIARSQTDRAETPSTIEPSSERTQSAPVERHYSTPPTEAPLPPPPRIQDDAASQLSETSERPTVAQTSQEAQPWHTPLGGLRRLGTVMNRRKSIVGPLTGTFDRKAEKKRSPFAAFKRADTSRDMQIPESPPLTATGRPGTSYTDRSSLRDSSVSQDHAGLDIAATVSEAHPERPRNGAASASLESANNRVDQPHVDSEGFTQRPATIDEITRAQNEAAGLDESGLNLTIRDQPIFEDESQAKQAMDDMANTLRMRAPQTGTRRNAGTIRGRRDVRNTMFIVSPGNELPPSSAGSGSQPPNSPLRNMTSPSIAPSTATDDHTMSDTTSVRSGHTMHGPGASIHPDLYESGLNASVIETINAWFSEGNVTKSSVVGELALVNNATPGHAIERTRIRLNNFQMLEKVAANPHFVQEVSKDAGDDKRGEYDIQLGSISRPMPTVAFKYQLHVDPTNPSAYCPVIFRPVWNLEELQASAIIYYTLNPSFMSHKSKSITLKNLVLTINLDTATEDKTTKQPRESVAHAITAAMYPNIGATFRRKTSTVTWRIPELEVKAATTPDVDSKFLVRFVTSTPGPRKGTVEAKFELRGAESASQLGISRAASDEEQKEADPFADGDRELPLFATSWLGVPTTRKLISGKYVSS; encoded by the exons GCCACTCTACATCCCGGCCAAGCTACGACTATCCTGAGCGATCGCATTCGAGTCATTCACAAGATCAATGCGGATATCGCGGATTACCTACAG GAACGACGTCGCGTTGAAGAAGCATACGCTCAAGGGTTACGGAAGCTGGCGCATCGGCCGCAGTTAGACAATGGAGCTGCTCTTGG CATTTTCCAAATCCCCTGGCAACGCATCATCAGTGCCACCGAAACGCTCGCCGTGTCGCACGAGACCCTTGCAAACAAGATTGAGGAGGATGTGGAACGACCTTTAAGGGAATTCGGCAGCAAAAATCCAGAGATGAACTCGATGCCCGGTATCCAGAGCAATCTGGCGGGGTTGGCGAAGAATGTGGAGACTGCGCAGAAGAAGGTGGATAAGGCCCGGGCGAAGGGTGCCAAAGGTGCAGACAAACTTTCTAACGAGATCGCCAATGCCGAGGAAGTTCACCGGCAATGGGAATCACGAGCTCCCTTTGTTTACGAGCAACTCCAGGCCGCCGATGAGACCCGGCTCAACCACCTTCGGGATGTGCTAACACAATTGGAGACCCACGAGCTGGACCAAGTCGAGCGTGGTCGCCAGGCTGCTGAAAGCTGCTTGAACATTCTTCTCAATGTGGAAACTGCAGATGAGATCAAGACCTTTGCTGCTAAAATGGCGGGTCCACGGGTCCCTGTGACGCAGGTCATCGCCAGAAGTCAGACTGACCGGGCAGAGACACCTTCCACAATTGAGCCATCATCCGAGCGGACACAGTCTGCGCCAGTCGAGCGTCATTACTCCACACCACCAACAGAGGCACCACTTCCGCCCCCTCCACGCATCCAGGATGATGCGGCAAGCCAACTGTCAGAGACATCTGAGAGACCCACCGTCGCTCAGACATCACAAG AAGCACAGCCATGGCATACTCCCTTGGGGGGATTGAGACGTCTTGGCACTGTCATGAATAGGAGAAAGAGCATTGTTGGACCCTTGACTGGAACTTTTGACCGAAAGGCAGAGAAGAAACGTAGTCCCTTTGCTGCATTTAAGCGAGCCGACACCTCTCGCGATATGCAAATACCAGAATCTCCCCCCCTGACCGCCACCGGCCGTCCGGGGACATCCTATACCGATCGATCATCCTTACGGGATTCTAGTGTGTCGCAAGATCACGCCGGATTAGATATTGCTGCAACTGTCTCTGAAGCGCACCCAGAGAGACCCAGAAATGGAGCTGCCTCAGCGTCTCTTGAGTCGGCCAATAACCGTGTCGATCAG CCACACGTTGATTCAGAAGGTTTCACCCAGCGCCCGGCAACAATTGACGAGATCACGCGTGCCCAGAATGAGGCAGCAGG CCTAGATGAGTCTGGTCTGAATTTGACAATTCGAGATCAGCCCATTTTCGAGGATGAGAGCCAAGCGAAGCAGGCCATGGATGATATGGCAAATACCCTCCGAATG CGGGCTCCGCAGACAGGAACGAGACGCAATGCAGGTACCATTCGCGGACGCCGTGATGTTCGCAATACCATGTTCATTGTTTCGCCTGGCAATGAGCTTCCACCATCTTCGGCAGGATCGGGGTCCCAGCCACCAAATTCTCCACTCCGGAATATGACCTCCCCCAGCATTGCTCCCAGCACCGCTACGGATGATCACACTATGTCGGATACAACATCTGTTCGCTCCGGACACACTATGCATGGTCCGGGAGCTTCAATACATCCTGATCTATACGAATCGGGCCTCAATGCTTCAGTAATTGAGACCATCAATGCATGGTTCTCAGAGGGTAATGTTACCAAATCTTCTGTCGTTGGTGAGCTTGCTCTAGTAAACAATGCAACACCGGGTCATGCGATAGAGCGTACTCGCATCCGACTCAATAACTTCCAAATGCTGGAAAAGGTAGCGGCCAATCCTCATTTTGTGCAGGAAGTCTCCAAAGACGCTGGCGATGACAAAAGAGGCGAATACGATATCCAGCTGGGCAGCATATCCCGCCCCATGCCGACTGTTGCATTCAAGTATCAACTTCATGTCGACCCAACCAACCCCTCTGCCTACTGCCCCGTGATCTTCAGGCCAGTCTGGAACCTAGAAGAATTACAAGCCAGCGCCATCATCTACTATACGCTCAACCCATCTTTCATGTCCCACAAATCGAAGTCGATTACCCTCAAGAATCTGGTCTTGACCATCAATCTGGACACCGCCACTGAGGACAAAACAACCAAGCAGCCACGCGAGTCAGTCGCCCACGCCATCACCGCCGCCATGTACCCTAATATTGGCGCCACCTTCCGTCGCAAAACCTCCACCGTCACGTGGAGAATTCCCGAGCTGGAAGTCAAGGCTGCCACCACTCCAGACGTGGACAGCAAGTTCCTCGTCCGCTTCGTGACATCCACCCCTGGACCTCGCAAGGGTACAGTTGAAGCGAAGTTCGAGCTCCGCGGCGCTGAATCCGCTTCTCAGTTGGGTATCAGCCGTGCTGCCTCAGACGAAGAGCAGAAGGAAGCCGACCCCTTTGCCGATGGGGATCGTGAGCTCCCGCTGTTCGCGACTTCGTGGCTGGGCGTCCCGACTACACGCAAGCTAATCAGCGGAAAGTATGTGTCTTCCTAG